The Leishmania donovani BPK282A1 complete genome, chromosome 8 genome has a segment encoding these proteins:
- a CDS encoding adaptor complex protein (AP) 3 delta subunit 1, putative, whose amino-acid sequence MSLAAFTQYSLAAVVRNLRSAPGGTEEEAVDRYIADTKNEVNAADPRVKMVAIQKATYFHMLGYSSQYADFRVVEMMASPIFLHKRIAYLAACLTFTEDTDVIPLMTASLKRDLSSSNQFEVGLALYCIASICTPDMAQDVVADVVNLLGHPRAYVRKKATLSLYRVFLSYPESLRVTYGRLKEKLEDNNEKADTDPAVRGAVVCVLCELARRNPANFLGLAVPFYSLLSSVHSNWTLIKIVKVFGYFAPLEPRLGKKLVEPITNLINTSGAKSVQYECLLAVANGMSQVSSLKKLAAEKIRGFVEDADPNLKFLGLEALSLLVASSENRKLLADQREVVLRCLDDPDSTIRLKALHLLRDLTTRKTVISHINEMLDRCVRTPPDEEWSNAVIRTIIETAQTDDYEWIQDFEWYLSVLLDLCVVELTVYTHGGFMEQELVCILSRVNGVRRAGVEEIVPLLTNVRLLGCDRQHSTQWRILCAAAFICGEYPHWVPDIAEACRALLDEPITLLPAEVQLACVAAVGKIAAYVYQPCARHVQLCNGEEECRAAEEEEQRIVPSLAELIRTVLLPEADEASGAHDNTAADDARGAAARAHRGLRRFCHSAFPSVLERAHLVQYQVMEHPEVGPKLYEAALPPVAAGAQDAIELPEDVDLEAPFCENVAMLMALSGSDEDDGSDGGALGGYGGLGDSGDDDLDANFNLEYRIEQQRRSEQARREEMAPYYLRDSADAGVVVSEDFGAPSRPLRSAQQIGCDDGLVSHAGAVSQHRQHTRTRRPQKVFSINRQLSKPADYEEKKAARWHRSKSPEEDEATRKLRGIDVTRALRADERLPETLSYAQLLQQQQHKGKGSDELYADAMVASHAAEAVQVTLYNERPLGLYLTVTGCKVRRDGFHLSGAVECVNATSSSVVRDVRLTATPTAAFAMGDVTLRLEAVKSDMAEDASGGTSVTVAERLKGSATVRVPIVARLSHLPSSFAEAPLSLNLSWTAERKHHQVALTLPLEYVYFAKPVLPGSVLTSHEYLEDVVGKALAAAPIATAFVPCSKAAIMTGVMAAMPQLRLAPIDVFKDALSMYGLLHGRKSELAHTHVAVLLQEQEVDGSKGILVTVRCHYPVLSEALIVKLAELVGAH is encoded by the coding sequence ATGTCGCTCGCCGCTTTCACGCAGTATTCtctcgcggcggtggtgcgcaacCTCCGCAGCGCCCCGGGAGgaacagaggaggaggctgtGGACAGGTACATCGCGGACACGAAGAATGAGGTGAACGCCGCCGATCCGCGCGTCAAAATGGTGGCGATTCAGAAGGCGACTTATTTTCACATGCTTGGGTATAGCTCGCAGTACGCCGACTTCCGCGTCGTGGAGATGATGGCGAGCCCCATTTTTCTGCACAAGCGCATTGCTTACCTGGCTGCCTGCCTCACCTTTACCGAGGACACTGACGTCATTCCTCTCATGACGGCGTCGCTGAAGCGCGATTTGAGCAGTAGCAACCAATTTGAGGTCGGCCTTGCCTTGTATTGCATTGCATCAATCTGCACCCCTGACATGGCGCAAGACGTCGTGGCGGACGTCGTCAACCTGCTGGGTCACCCTCGTGCATACGTGCGCAAGAAGGCGACGCTCAGCCTCTACCGCGTCTTTCTAAGCTACCCTGAGTCGCTGCGCGTGACATACGGCCGACTGAAGGAGAAGCTCGAAGACAACAATGAAAAGGCGGACACCGACCCCGCCGtacgcggcgccgtcgtgtgcgtgctgtgcgAGTTAGCGCGGCGCAACCCAGCCAATTTTTTAGGCTTGGCCGTCCCTTTCTACTCCCTTCTGTCCTCCGTGCACAGCAACTGGACACTGATCAAGATTGTGAAGGTGTTCGGCTACTTCGCGCCGCTCGAGCCGCGGCTGGGGAAGAAGCTTGTGGAGCCCATCACAAACCTGATCAACACCAGCGGCGCCAAGTCAGTGCAGTATGAGTGCCTCCTGGCCGTTGCGAACGGAATGAGCCAAGTGTCGTCGCTGAAAAAGTTGGCTGCGGAGAAGATTCGTGGTTTTGTCGAGGACGCCGATCCGAACTTGAAGTTCCTTGGGCTGGAGGCACTCTCCCTGCTGGTCGCCTCCTCTGAAAACCGAAAGCTGCTCGCGGATCAGAGGGAGGTGGTTCTGAGGTGCTTGGACGACCCAGACAGCACCATCCGACTCAAGGCTTTGCACCTTTTGCGAGACCTGACCACGCGCAAGACGGTGATCTCGCACATCAATGAGATGCTTGAccgctgcgtgcgcacgccaCCTGACGAGGAGTGGTCGAATGCCGTCATTCGAACGATCATCGAAACCGCGCAGACGGACGACTACGAGTGGATCCAGGACTTTGAGTGGTACCTCAGTGTGCTGCTCGACCTGTGCGTGGTGGAGCTGACGGTGTACACCCACGGCGGCTTCATGGAGCAGGAGCTGGTCTGCATTTTGTCGCGCGTGAACGGTGTGCGGCGGGCCGGTGTGGAGGAGATTGTTCCGCTGCTGACAAATGTGCGCTTGCTCGGCTGCGACCGGCAGCACTCCACGCAGTGGCGCatcctctgcgccgccgccttcatcTGCGGCGAGTATCCGCATTGGGTCCCCGACATTGCGGAGGCGTGCCGGGCTCTTCTCGACGAGCCCATCACACTGCTGCccgcggaggtgcagctggcttgtgtggcggcggtgggcaaAATCGCCGCGTATGTGTATCAGCCGTGTGCTCGTCATGTTCAGCTTTGCAACGGTGAAGAGGagtgccgcgccgcggaagaggaagagcagcggaTAGTCCCGTCTCTGGCGGAGCTCATACGCacagtgctgctgccggaaGCCGATGAGGCGAGCGGGGCGCACGacaacaccgccgctgacgacgccagaggcgccgctgcgcgagctcaTCGCGGCCTACGACGCTTCTGTCATAGCGCTTTCCCAAGTGTGCTGGAGCGCGCGCATCTGGTCCAGTATCAGGTGATGGAGCATCCCGAGGTAGGACCAAAGCTGTACGAGGCGGCCCTCCCCCCCGTGGCTGCCGGGGCGCAGGATGCGATCGAGCTGCCAGAGGACGTGGATCTGGAGGCCCCCTTCTGCGAGAACGTGGCGATGCTCATGGCGTTGAGCGGCAGTGACGAGGATGatggcagcgacggtggtgcgctGGGTGGCTACGGTGGTCTTGGCGATAGTGGGGATGATGATTTGGATGCTAATTTCAACTTGGAATACCGTATCGAACAACAGCGCCGCTCAGAGCAGGCGCGGCGGGAGGAGATGGCCCCTTACTACCTGCGTGACTCGGCAGATGCGGGCGTGGTCGTATCCGAGGACTTTGGCGCCCCTTCGCGGCCGCTCCGCTCTGCGCAGCAGATTGGCTGCGATGACGGCCTTGTCTCCCATGCTGGCGCGGTGTCTCAACACCGccaacacacgcgcacccgtCGTCCGCAGAAGGTCTTCAGCATCAACCGCCAACTGTCAAAGCCGGCAGACTACGAGGAAAAGAAGGCGGCGCGATGGCACCGATCAAAGTCacccgaggaggacgaggcgacGCGCAAGCTGCGCGGTATCGACGTTACTCGCGCCCTGCGCGCCGATGAACGCCTGCCGGAGACACTGTCCTACGCccagctccttcagcagcagcagcacaaagGCAAGGGCAGCGACGAGTTATACGCGGATGCGATGGTGGCGTCTCACGCCGCTGAGGCGGTCCAAGTCACCCTGTACAACGAGCGTCCGCTGGGGTTGTACCTGACGGTGACAGGTTGCAAGGTGCGCAGGGACGGCTTCCATCTCAGCGGCGCGGTGGAGTGTGTGAACGCcacaagcagcagcgttgTTCGCGACGTGCGCCTGACGGCCACGCCGACGGCAGCATTTGCCATGGGAGACGTTACGCTGCGCCTCGAGGCGGTGAAGTCGGATATGGCGGAGGACGCGAGTGGCGGCACTTCCGTGACAGTGGCCGAGAGGCTGAAGGGgtcggcgacggtgcgggTGCCGATTGTTGCACGGCTGAGTCACCTGCCCTCCTCTTTTGCGGAGGCGCCGTTGTCGCTGAACCTCAGCTGGACTGCAGAGCGCAAGCATCACCAGGTAGCACTCACACTACCGCTAGAGTACGTCTACTTCGCGAAGCCTGTGCTGCCGGGCTCCGTGCTCACGTCTCACGAGTATCTCGAGGATGTTGTCGGCAAGGCCCTCGCTGCAGCCCCTATCGCCACGGCCTTTGTGCCGTGCAGCAAGGCAGCGATTATGACTGGAGTTATGGCTGCCAtgccacagctgcgcctggCCCCGATTGATGTATTCAAGGATGCGCTATCCATGTACGGCCTCCTGCACGGCCGCAAGTCGGAgctggcacacacgcatgtggCGGTGCTTCTGCAGGAGCAGGAAGTGGATGGCTCCAAAGGGATTCTGGTGACGGTGCGATGCCACTATCCTGTACTGAGCGAGGCTCTCATTGTgaagctggcggagctggtggGTGCACACTAG